Proteins encoded by one window of Haematobia irritans isolate KBUSLIRL chromosome 2, ASM5000362v1, whole genome shotgun sequence:
- the RpL9 gene encoding ribosomal protein L9, whose product MRTINSNQCVKIPKNIKASVKARVVTITGPRGVLKRSFKHLALDMYMVNKRTLKVEKWFGAKKELAAVRTVCSHIENMIKGVTVGFQYKMRAVYAHFPINCVTSEGNTVIEIRNFLGEKYIRRVQMAPGVTVVNSTAQKDELIVEGNDIEAVSGSAALIQQSTTVKNKDIRKFLDGLYVSEKTTVVKEEA is encoded by the exons ATGAGGACGATCAACTCCAATCAGTGCGTTAAGATCCCCAAAAATATCAAAGCATCGGTAAAGGCTCGAGTTGTTACTATCACCGGACCTAGGGGTGTGCTCAAACGTAGTTTCAAACATTTAGCTTTGGATATGTATATGGTAAACAAACGTACCCTTAAAGTTGAAAAATGGTTTGGAGCTAAAAAAGAACTTGCTGCAGTTCGCACTGTATGCAGTCACATCGAAAATATGATCAAAG GTGTTACTGTTGGCTTTCAATATAAGATGCGTGCTGTCTACGCCCATTTCCCCATAAATTGCGTTACATCTGAGGGAAATACTGTAATAGAAATCCGTAACTTCTTGGGAGAGAAGTACATTCGACGTGTCCAAATGGCTCCTGGAGTAACCGTTGTCAACTCTACGGCACAAAAAGATGAACTTATTGTTGAAGGTAATGACATTGAAGCTGTATCTGGGTCTGCTGCCTTAATCCAGCAGTCAACAACAGTAAAGAACAAAGATATCCGTAAGTTCTTGGATGGTTTATACGTTTCAGAGAAGACAACTGTCGTCAAGGaagaggcataa